TTTTCTCTAGTTAAAATATTTTTTAATTTCTTAAACTTAGTTTGGGATTTTTGTTTATCTGAAAGTTAAGTAGGAAAGCCATTTGAATGAAAAACCCTTTTTGCTTGAAGAAAATGTCTTTCTTCATGATTAACAATGACCCTGTAAGCATCCATTAAGCTATAAGTAATTAGATTAGTGATAGGAGATGAGATTATTATCTTATCTAAATCTAAACTTTCAGTAGCCTTTATACATTTAACCATTTGGTTTTGCTGCTCAACAAATCTATGGATAATATCCCCTTCAATGTTGCTGTTTGATGGATAAAAGACCTTTGGAGCTTTCAATTTAGATTTTGATTCAGGAGCAACTGATTTAATTAGCATTTTTCCAAAAAACATGGGGAGTAATGGCATGCTTTCCCAAAAAGTGTTTTTTTTCTCTCCATTCAAAACTTTTTTCAAAATAGGGAAATAAGCTTCATTAGCTGTTCTTAAATGATCAAAACATTGTGAAATACTCCATTGGTTTATGTCTGGCTTCCAATTAAGTTGTTGTGGTGCTAGTTTTCCAAAGATCGTTAGAGTTTCATCTGTTACTTTATTTGCTCTTAAAATTAAATCCGACAAATTTTTCTCTTTACTACTCATTGCCTTTTATTTCCTTTTCTAAAGATGCTAAACAAGTGTTGCAACAAACTTTTGATTGGCTACTTAAGCTACTAAACTTGGCCTTAAAATAAAAGCAAATGCCCCTTCCAAACTAGGCTAGGGGCATTTGTTTTATTGAATTTTTTTAACTACTTTTTAATTACTTTATTTTTGAGAAAGTAGCAAGTAGCGTGCTGCTGCTTGTGCAATTGGTTGAGAAGCTGTTAAATTAAGCTCTTTAACCAAATTAGCTAAAACAATTTTGCTAGTTCCGCCTTTTGCTAAAGCTTCTTGTCCGCTGCTAATCAGGCTTTGATCAAAACTTAGATTTGCTTTCTTCGCGCTTTCTAGTGCTAAAACTACCCATGCTGTTGCATTTAAGTCAGCTTTGCCGCCTTCTTGAGCAACCCATAAACCATCTTTATCACGTAGTTTTAAGAGATTAGTCAGTAGTTTTT
The window above is part of the Blastocatellia bacterium genome. Proteins encoded here:
- a CDS encoding DinB family protein — translated: MSSKEKNLSDLILRANKVTDETLTIFGKLAPQQLNWKPDINQWSISQCFDHLRTANEAYFPILKKVLNGEKKNTFWESMPLLPMFFGKMLIKSVAPESKSKLKAPKVFYPSNSNIEGDIIHRFVEQQNQMVKCIKATESLDLDKIIISSPITNLITYSLMDAYRVIVNHEERHFLQAKRVFHSNGFPT